A DNA window from Alphaproteobacteria bacterium contains the following coding sequences:
- a CDS encoding helix-turn-helix domain-containing protein produces MLNKTTNKGKHLTVDERKIIETALTEDYPLKEMARRLDKDPRTISKEIKRNRTFKASRSEYKGGCVNRRTCHVKHICSDACNKLCKNCIDLNCMQKCSEFKSKSCIKSNKF; encoded by the coding sequence GTGTTAAATAAAACAACTAATAAAGGAAAACACTTAACTGTTGACGAAAGAAAGATTATTGAAACTGCATTAACAGAAGACTACCCTCTTAAGGAGATGGCAAGGAGATTAGATAAAGATCCACGGACTATATCAAAAGAGATAAAAAGGAATCGAACATTTAAAGCCAGCCGCTCTGAGTATAAAGGTGGTTGTGTTAATCGAAGAACATGTCATGTAAAACATATCTGTAGTGATGCTTGTAATAAACTTTGCAAAAACTGTATCGATTTAAATTGCATGCAAAAATGCTCTGAGTTCAAGTCTAAATCATGTATTAAATCAAATAAGTTTC